From a region of the Synechococcus sp. RS9916 genome:
- a CDS encoding LD-carboxypeptidase: MRQSAPPLKAGDLVGVVAASSAYDDLQPLAAGLELLRSWGLQANNQSIPVRRWGYLAGTDQERIADLQCQPSPALLACARGGWGAARLLEHPIPWNPGWLLGFSDVTALLLARQSAGLDGGIHGPLLSTLAAEPIWSQERLRALLFGEPLADLQGQSWGKGAAKGPLIAANLTVASHLLGSPHMPDLTGAILILEDVGELPYRLDRMLTHWRLTGTLQRLGGIGFGRFSGCEDDDQRPGFSWVEVLKERTCDLGIPVVGNLPVGHGPEGNAALPMGRPALLDGDHGLLRLL; encoded by the coding sequence ATGAGGCAGTCGGCACCTCCACTGAAGGCAGGGGACCTGGTGGGCGTTGTCGCCGCCAGCTCGGCATACGACGATCTCCAACCCTTGGCCGCAGGCCTTGAACTACTCCGCAGCTGGGGACTGCAAGCCAACAATCAGTCCATCCCGGTGCGCCGCTGGGGCTACCTGGCGGGAACCGACCAGGAACGGATCGCTGATCTGCAATGCCAGCCATCTCCGGCCTTACTGGCGTGTGCCCGTGGAGGCTGGGGCGCCGCAAGACTGCTGGAACATCCCATCCCGTGGAATCCAGGCTGGTTACTGGGATTTTCCGACGTCACCGCCCTGCTCTTGGCCCGCCAGAGCGCAGGCCTGGATGGCGGCATTCACGGCCCCTTGCTCAGCACCCTGGCGGCGGAACCGATCTGGAGTCAGGAGCGGCTAAGGGCGCTGCTCTTCGGGGAACCACTGGCAGACCTGCAGGGCCAATCCTGGGGGAAGGGTGCGGCCAAAGGGCCGCTGATCGCCGCCAATCTGACCGTGGCGTCTCATCTGCTCGGCAGCCCGCACATGCCCGATCTCACAGGGGCGATCCTGATTCTGGAAGACGTCGGCGAACTCCCCTACCGGTTGGATCGCATGCTCACCCACTGGCGACTGACGGGGACGCTGCAGCGCCTTGGCGGCATTGGTTTTGGCCGCTTCAGCGGCTGTGAAGATGACGATCAGCGCCCCGGCTTCAGCTGGGTTGAGGTGCTGAAAGAACGCACCTGTGATCTCGGTATCCCCGTGGTCGGGAATCTTCCTGTCGGCCATGGGCCGGAAGGCAACGCAGCCTTGCCGATGGGGCGACCTGCGCTCCTCGATGGAGACCACGGACTGCTCAGGCTCCTCTGA
- the ispD gene encoding 2-C-methyl-D-erythritol 4-phosphate cytidylyltransferase — protein sequence MHLLIAAAGSGRRMGADRNKLLLPLLKRPVLAWTLEAALQAEAIAWIGIVGQVGDREAIADITAAAAPRAGSKPICWIEGGRTRQESVLRGLAGLPAGAEHVLIHDGARCLAEPDLFNRCAQAVMAGEAVIAATPVTDTIKRVNPKGLITATPDRSELWAAQTPQGFAVDQLREGHAEACRRGWEVTDDASLYERLGWDVTVLDAGPANIKVTTPFDLVVAEAVLSLRGA from the coding sequence GTGCATCTGTTGATTGCCGCCGCCGGAAGTGGTCGTCGCATGGGGGCTGACCGCAACAAGCTGCTGTTGCCGTTGTTGAAGAGGCCTGTGCTGGCCTGGACTTTGGAGGCGGCGCTCCAGGCCGAGGCCATTGCTTGGATCGGCATCGTCGGTCAGGTCGGTGATCGTGAGGCCATTGCAGACATCACCGCTGCGGCGGCGCCACGGGCCGGATCCAAGCCCATTTGCTGGATTGAAGGAGGTCGTACCCGTCAGGAGTCGGTCTTGCGCGGCCTGGCGGGGTTGCCGGCGGGTGCGGAGCATGTGCTGATCCATGACGGCGCCCGTTGCCTGGCGGAACCCGACCTGTTCAATCGCTGTGCTCAGGCCGTGATGGCCGGAGAGGCTGTGATCGCAGCGACCCCGGTCACGGACACGATCAAGCGGGTCAATCCCAAGGGGTTGATCACGGCAACCCCTGATCGTTCCGAACTTTGGGCGGCGCAGACGCCCCAGGGGTTTGCGGTTGACCAGTTGCGGGAAGGCCATGCGGAGGCCTGTCGGCGCGGCTGGGAGGTCACGGACGATGCCTCCCTTTATGAACGGCTTGGTTGGGATGTGACGGTGCTGGATGCCGGACCCGCCAATATCAAGGTCACGACACCGTTTGATTTGGTGGTGGCAGAGGCTGTTCTGTCGCTCAGAGGAGCCTGA
- a CDS encoding glycosyltransferase family 9 protein, translating into MRLLALSPGSLQQQLERLPAIATAAEQLKATVQVACPLAHRQAWELVPAVEKVIPFNFDEGSTLADWANLLGCVREPDFQVCFNFASGRQVNLMLGMSHIPTRIALDGFATTEQVQLGSGWTAQQPSGFLQAIGLTLDADRFRLSLPAKSLDTVRAEQPRGDGPLLLMAPGGQDNDWPESHWRALPDTIRKRLPSLRSQQLTNGGKLQTRAAQVACSDVVLSSCPVTQLLAVFAGVPLVALGADATEMPQREGLRCLGDSRMGLGQLSEEDVLTALGFG; encoded by the coding sequence ATGCGTCTTCTTGCCCTCTCTCCGGGGAGTCTTCAGCAGCAACTCGAACGGCTGCCCGCCATTGCCACCGCCGCTGAGCAGCTCAAGGCCACTGTGCAGGTGGCTTGCCCGCTGGCGCACCGCCAGGCCTGGGAACTCGTGCCAGCGGTTGAGAAGGTGATTCCCTTCAACTTCGATGAAGGCTCCACCCTGGCGGACTGGGCCAACCTGCTGGGCTGCGTGCGCGAGCCCGATTTCCAGGTCTGCTTCAACTTCGCCAGCGGACGGCAAGTGAATCTGATGCTGGGCATGAGCCACATCCCCACCCGGATTGCCCTCGATGGTTTCGCCACCACTGAGCAGGTGCAACTGGGCTCTGGCTGGACAGCCCAGCAACCGAGTGGATTTCTTCAGGCCATCGGCCTGACCCTGGATGCCGACCGCTTCCGCCTGTCCCTGCCCGCCAAGAGCCTGGACACAGTGCGCGCTGAGCAGCCCCGCGGGGACGGCCCCTTGCTGCTGATGGCCCCCGGCGGACAGGACAACGACTGGCCGGAGAGCCATTGGCGCGCCCTGCCAGACACCATCCGGAAACGCCTGCCTTCACTGCGCTCCCAACAGCTCACGAACGGCGGCAAACTGCAGACCCGTGCAGCCCAGGTGGCTTGCTCCGATGTGGTGTTGAGCAGCTGCCCCGTCACCCAATTGCTGGCGGTCTTTGCTGGCGTGCCACTGGTGGCACTGGGGGCAGACGCCACGGAGATGCCCCAACGCGAAGGTCTGCGCTGTCTTGGCGACAGCAGGATGGGTCTTGGTCAGCTCAGTGAAGAGGATGTGTTGACCGCCCTCGGCTTCGGATGA
- a CDS encoding TrkA family potassium uptake protein gives MTPRRLRSNLRLLTQPWIGPILALITVICGGALGYRITEGWDWGDCFWMVLITISTIGYGEVEPLSTAGRLVTVLIIGGGVVVVQLTIQRLLGLAESGYFRQLRALRFRRKLRRMHDHVIICGYGRIGREIGEQLLQDNIQVLVVELDAQRIQAAKERGLRVLEADATSDETLLEAGLHRCRSLVAALPSDAANLYVVLSARGLQPSCRLITRSDSEEAAAKLKLAGASVVVSPYVAGGRVMAASALRPLAVDFMELLMGSDCEIEEFQLSSAPDRLENLSGRTLSELQLGRRSGAMVLAIRDQGRLVANPGGEMRLEPGQLLVVLGSKEQLLRFRDLLGSSVDMVETMGRSSTA, from the coding sequence ATGACGCCGCGGCGGTTGCGCTCCAACCTGCGACTTCTCACCCAACCCTGGATCGGACCGATCCTGGCTTTGATCACCGTGATCTGCGGTGGAGCCCTCGGGTATCGCATCACCGAAGGCTGGGACTGGGGAGACTGCTTCTGGATGGTGCTGATCACCATCAGCACCATCGGCTACGGCGAAGTGGAACCGCTCTCCACCGCTGGACGGCTGGTGACTGTGCTGATCATTGGCGGCGGTGTGGTGGTGGTGCAGCTGACGATTCAGCGGCTCCTCGGTTTGGCGGAATCCGGTTACTTTCGCCAGTTGCGTGCTTTGCGCTTTCGCCGCAAACTCCGGCGCATGCACGACCACGTCATCATTTGCGGGTATGGCCGCATCGGCCGCGAGATCGGCGAGCAACTCCTGCAAGACAACATTCAGGTGCTGGTCGTGGAGCTTGATGCACAACGCATCCAAGCGGCCAAGGAAAGGGGGCTGCGCGTGCTCGAAGCCGATGCCACCAGCGACGAAACGCTTCTGGAAGCAGGCCTCCATCGCTGCCGCAGCCTGGTCGCTGCACTACCAAGCGATGCCGCCAACCTCTACGTCGTGCTGAGCGCCAGAGGCCTGCAGCCCAGCTGCCGCCTGATCACACGGTCTGACAGCGAAGAGGCCGCAGCCAAGCTCAAACTTGCCGGAGCCAGTGTGGTGGTCAGCCCATACGTGGCGGGTGGTCGCGTGATGGCAGCTTCAGCGCTCCGCCCGCTGGCCGTGGATTTCATGGAGCTGTTGATGGGCTCCGATTGCGAAATCGAGGAATTCCAACTCAGCAGCGCCCCGGATCGGCTTGAGAACCTCTCCGGTCGCACCCTGTCTGAGCTGCAATTGGGACGCCGCAGCGGGGCCATGGTGCTGGCGATCCGTGACCAGGGGAGACTGGTGGCGAATCCAGGCGGAGAGATGCGTTTAGAGCCTGGACAGCTGCTTGTGGTGCTGGGCAGCAAGGAGCAGCTCCTGCGCTTCCGCGACCTCCTGGGAAGCTCCGTCGACATGGTAGAGACCATGGGTCGATCCAGCACCGCTTGA
- the fabG gene encoding 3-oxoacyl-[acyl-carrier-protein] reductase, producing the protein MTTHASLAGQTALVTGASRGIGRAVAQALAEAGAEVVVNYASSPDAAESVVNEITAAGGKAYALQANVADEDAVDGLIKTVLERSGRIDVLVNNAGITRDGLLMRMKTADWQSVIDLNLTGVFLCTRAVTRPMLKQKSGRIINITSVVGLMGNAGQANYAAAKAGVVGLTRSAAKEMASRGITVNAVAPGFIATDMTKDLDADGILAAIPLGSFGTPEHIAGTVRFLAADPAAAYITGQVLQVDGGMVMG; encoded by the coding sequence ATGACGACCCACGCCTCCCTCGCCGGCCAGACGGCTCTGGTGACTGGAGCCAGCCGAGGCATCGGTCGCGCCGTTGCCCAGGCGCTGGCCGAAGCCGGGGCTGAAGTTGTCGTGAACTACGCCAGCTCACCCGATGCTGCGGAGTCCGTGGTGAATGAGATCACCGCGGCAGGAGGGAAGGCCTACGCCCTGCAGGCCAACGTGGCCGATGAAGACGCCGTTGACGGGTTAATCAAAACGGTGCTCGAGCGCAGTGGCCGCATCGATGTGCTGGTCAACAACGCCGGCATTACGCGGGATGGATTGTTGATGCGCATGAAGACCGCTGACTGGCAATCGGTCATCGACCTCAACCTGACCGGTGTGTTCCTTTGCACCCGTGCAGTCACCCGTCCGATGCTGAAACAAAAGAGCGGTCGGATCATCAACATCACCTCGGTGGTGGGGTTGATGGGCAATGCAGGACAGGCCAATTACGCCGCGGCCAAAGCCGGGGTTGTGGGCCTGACCCGTAGTGCCGCCAAAGAGATGGCCAGCCGCGGCATCACCGTCAACGCAGTGGCGCCTGGATTCATCGCTACCGATATGACCAAGGATCTTGATGCCGATGGCATCCTGGCGGCGATTCCTCTGGGCAGCTTCGGCACGCCGGAACACATCGCCGGCACCGTGCGTTTCCTCGCCGCAGATCCGGCTGCCGCCTACATCACCGGACAAGTGCTTCAGGTGGATGGCGGCATGGTGATGGGCTGA